The DNA segment TCCTTCGGGGTGTGGTACCGCATCGTTTTCGAAAACCCTGACAACTTGCACGAGGGCATCGGTTGTTTTTACATTCGATAAAAAATTGGTTGTAAACTGTGTTCCCCCGGAATCACCACGCTGTAAACCGACGACGTCAATCAACTCAATTGTAGCATAATTAGATTTCTGAGGAGAAAATATTTCTATCAGTGCTTCGAGCCGTTTATCAGGAACTTTAATAATTGCCTGTTGTGAAGCACGCTTACCTGAACTTGAACCATCCTGATGTGCTTTTGTGATCGTTTGAAATAAGGTTGATTTACCTGAGAATGGGAGTCCGACTATGCCTATTACCATGATTGATTATGAAAAATATGATTGAGAAATTATCCTGAGCGAAAGAAAATATTCACAGAGAAGAAAACAGAACTATGCGTTAACATACACAACGATATTACTACTCGCAGTGCCCGGAGCAGGACTTGAACCTGTACGACCTTGCGGCCACTAGCTCCTGAAGCTAGCGCGTCTGCCAATTCCGCCATCCGGGCGTTTATTTACCTTTTTGAATTTTTTTCCACTTAATTGTACTAAATTTTTAACTTTTTTCCAATCATTTGAAATCATACGCTGGTTTTTATATATTAATTCCGGTAAATAAGTATTTCTGAATCTAACGTAAATTTTATCTTTGAACAATTCTGTAGAGAGATTTAATGAAAAGATATTTCTCAATCTGTATTTTCTTTTTCATCTTCTTCTATACCGTTGCCGCTCAGTATTCTTTTAAATGTGACTCGATTAATACTTCTAACGGAATACTGAAAATATATTTCATCGGACATGGTACTTTGATGTTTGAATATCAAAAACAAATAATTCATGTCGATCCATGGAATAAACTTGCTGATTACCAAAAACTACCTAAAGCCGATGTCATTCTTTTAACTCATCATCATCCCGATCATCTCGACACAACAGCAATTAACCATATATTAAAATCAAAAACAACGATCGTTGGAACCAGATCTACTTTTGAGACTATTCAAAGGGGTAAAATATTACATAATTACGACACCACTATGACCGGTGGAATAAAAATAATTGCAGTACCCGCTTACAACATCACCGAGGAACGAAACAAATTCCATCCGAAAGAAAGAGATAATGGTTATATTCTTTCAATCGATGGAAAACGTATTTACATCGCGGGTGACACAGAAAATATTCCAGAGATGAAAACACTTGGGATAATTGATGTCGCCTTTCTTCCCATGAATCAACCATACACAATGCTTCCGGAACAATTAGCAAATGCCGCACGAATGATAAACCCAAAAGTTCTTTATCCTTATCACTTCAGCGATAATGATACAACAGGATTGAGAAAATTATTGAATGGAACAAATATTGACTTGCGCTTTCGATCTATGAGATGAATGCTTTTTTATCAAGATTAAATACTGATTAAAGGAATGAGCAAACTTGATTATCTTCCATCTTTCTTGTAATTTATCCAACCATCATTTAAAATGGTACTATTTATAATTCACCACTAAACCGATCCAACTAAACAAGGGACCGTTATGAACGAATCAAAAAAGGTTACCCCATTTATTTCCGCTGATGCCAACCTTCCAGAATTTACGTTGCGTGTTGTAATTCTTGGCGTAATTATGGCTGTTATAATGGGAGCGGCTAATGCATATCTCGGATTAAAAGCCGGCATGACAATCGCCGCGACATATACAACTGCGGTAATAAGTATGGCAGTATTAAAAATATTGAAGGGAAATATTTTAGAAGAAAACGCTGCCAGAACAATTGGCTCCATAGGTGGGAATGTGGCAACCGGGGCTATTTTCACACTTCCGGCATTCTTTATTGCATCGATATGGAATCCGTTTTTTTCGATAGAGCATTATATAATATCAACGTTAATGTTGATTTTTGCCGGAATATTGGGAATAATGTTCGTTACTATTTTGCGCCGCGTTTTGGTTGAAGACGTCGAATTACCTTTCCCGGAGTCGATTGCAGCAGCAGAAATCCACAAGTCAGGGCAAGGTGGTGAACAGAGTTCAAAATATCTTTTTGCCGGAATGGGTGTTGGTGCTTTTATAAGTGCCTTGGTGGAATTCAAATTTATAGCTGCGGGATGGCAGAAGGTTGTTTCTCTTACAAAAGGATCTTTAATGTTGCGTGCACCGGGAATGAACCCGGCTTACTTTGGTGTCGGATACATAATCGGACCAAAACTTGGTGCAATAAATTTTAGCGGTGGTGTGCTTGCGTGGGGTTTACTCACGCCAATTATCGCATATTTTATTCATCGGGATAATCCGGAGACGGTAAGCAATTGGACTACCGAATTTACTTTCATATGGAAAAATTACGTCCGTTACATCGCAATCGGTGGAATGCTCGTTGGCGCCTTCTATACGTTATATAAAATGCGCAATAGTCTATTCAGCGGTATTATACGTTCATTTTCTTACGTGAGAAAGTCGGCGGCGGGCGGTGATAATATTCTTCGCACCGAGAAAGATATAAACATCCGATGGTCGCTGCTTCTAATTGGAATCATAGTTTTGGTTATGCTGGCGATCTTTAATTATTTCACCGGAAGTTTATTTCCCGCGGCTGTCGCGTCGGTGGTAATGTTATTTCTTGGATTTGTTTTCGCTGCCGTTTCCGGATATCTTGTCGGGATTATTGGTGTTAGCAATAATCCTACCAGCGGGTTAACCGTATCGGTTCTGATTGTTGTCGCATTCCTTATGGTGGGACTTGGAATGAAAGGTGAAGCGGCTATTGCGGCAGTGCTTGGTGTTGCCGCTTTTACATGCACAAGCGTTTCGGTTGCCGGTGAAATGATGCAAGACCTTAAGGCAGGACATATTCTAGGATGTACACCATGGAGAATGCAGGTAGGAGACATCTTTGGTGTTACGGCTGCGGCACTTGCTATGTTTTTTGTTCTTTCTCTTTTACACCTCGGAGACATTAAACAAGTTGTTGGAAATGAAATTGAGAAATTAGAAAAATCCGGTGTACAGAATATAGAATACAAAGGTAAAAATCAACAACTGCTTGGTTCTACATTTTCTTTAAATGAACTTAAGCAAATGGAACCCGAACAGCAAAATGATATATTAGGTACGCAGGCGGGATTCGGCGGCGAAAAACTTGCGGCACCGCAAGCAAGTTTAATGGCTGTTGTTGCGCGTGGTATTGTAGAAATGAAAACGGAATTCATTTTGATAGCAGTTGGAATGTTGATGGGGTTTGGATTTATTCTGATGCAGGTGAAAAGTCCGATGCTGATATGCGTTGGGATGTATTTACCGATTGATACGTCTTTCGCTATTTTCCTGGGTGGGGCAATGAAAGGCATTCTTGAAAAAATAGCTGAAAAACGAAAAATAAGTGATACTCAAAAAGAAAAG comes from the Ignavibacteriales bacterium genome and includes:
- a CDS encoding oligopeptide transporter, OPT family; this translates as MNESKKVTPFISADANLPEFTLRVVILGVIMAVIMGAANAYLGLKAGMTIAATYTTAVISMAVLKILKGNILEENAARTIGSIGGNVATGAIFTLPAFFIASIWNPFFSIEHYIISTLMLIFAGILGIMFVTILRRVLVEDVELPFPESIAAAEIHKSGQGGEQSSKYLFAGMGVGAFISALVEFKFIAAGWQKVVSLTKGSLMLRAPGMNPAYFGVGYIIGPKLGAINFSGGVLAWGLLTPIIAYFIHRDNPETVSNWTTEFTFIWKNYVRYIAIGGMLVGAFYTLYKMRNSLFSGIIRSFSYVRKSAAGGDNILRTEKDINIRWSLLLIGIIVLVMLAIFNYFTGSLFPAAVASVVMLFLGFVFAAVSGYLVGIIGVSNNPTSGLTVSVLIVVAFLMVGLGMKGEAAIAAVLGVAAFTCTSVSVAGEMMQDLKAGHILGCTPWRMQVGDIFGVTAAALAMFFVLSLLHLGDIKQVVGNEIEKLEKSGVQNIEYKGKNQQLLGSTFSLNELKQMEPEQQNDILGTQAGFGGEKLAAPQASLMAVVARGIVEMKTEFILIAVGMLMGFGFILMQVKSPMLICVGMYLPIDTSFAIFLGGAMKGILEKIAEKRKISDTQKEKMNNIGVLLASGLIAGEALLGLLFAGLAFGEIKLFHAFESPFYVPSIIAMILLGIFLIRIPLRKAK
- a CDS encoding MBL fold metallo-hydrolase is translated as MKRYFSICIFFFIFFYTVAAQYSFKCDSINTSNGILKIYFIGHGTLMFEYQKQIIHVDPWNKLADYQKLPKADVILLTHHHPDHLDTTAINHILKSKTTIVGTRSTFETIQRGKILHNYDTTMTGGIKIIAVPAYNITEERNKFHPKERDNGYILSIDGKRIYIAGDTENIPEMKTLGIIDVAFLPMNQPYTMLPEQLANAARMINPKVLYPYHFSDNDTTGLRKLLNGTNIDLRFRSMR